In Lacerta agilis isolate rLacAgi1 chromosome 1, rLacAgi1.pri, whole genome shotgun sequence, the following proteins share a genomic window:
- the CALCB gene encoding calcitonin gene-related peptide 2 isoform X2, translating to MAMVKMCSFLAVYALVVCLMDSSRAVPLRPGLEPVTDRGSLGDYEARRLLSALVKEYLGEELDRASEGNSVTTQKRACNTATCVTHRLADFLSRSGGVGKNNFVPTNVGSKGFGRRRRNVQM from the exons ATGGCCATGGTGAAGATGTGCTCCTTCCTGGCTGTCTATGCTTTGGTGGTGTGCCTGATGGACAGCTCCCGGGCAGTCCCGCTAAG ACCTGGCTTGGAGCCTGTCACAGACCGAGGAAGCCTCGGCGACTACGAAGCCCGGCGGTTGTTAAGCGCGCTGGTGAAGGAATACCTGGGGGAAGAGCTGGATCGGGCGAGCGAAGGGAACAG CGTAACAACTCAGAAGAGGGCATGCAACACAGCCACCTGTGTGACCCATCGTTTGGCAGACTTCCTGAGTAGGTCAGGAGGAGTGGGCAAGAACAACTTTGTACCCACCAACGTAGGATCAAAAGGTTTTGGCAGGCGAAGAAGAAATGTTCAGATGTAA
- the CALCB gene encoding calcitonin gene-related peptide 2 isoform X1, which produces MAMVKMCSFLAVYALVVCLMDSSRAVPLRPGLEPVTDRGSLGDYEARRLLSALVKEYLGEELDRASEGNSLDRPISKRCANLSTCVLGKLSQELHKLQTYPRTDVGAGTPGKKRNVLNDLENERYANYEEALGNN; this is translated from the exons ATGGCCATGGTGAAGATGTGCTCCTTCCTGGCTGTCTATGCTTTGGTGGTGTGCCTGATGGACAGCTCCCGGGCAGTCCCGCTAAG ACCTGGCTTGGAGCCTGTCACAGACCGAGGAAGCCTCGGCGACTACGAAGCCCGGCGGTTGTTAAGCGCGCTGGTGAAGGAATACCTGGGGGAAGAGCTGGATCGGGCGAGCGAAGGGAACAG cTTGGATAGACCTATTTCCAAACGCTGTGCCAACCTGAGCACTTGTGTGTTGGGCAAACTGTCTCAAGAATTGCACAAATTGCAAACTTACCCTCGTACTGACGTCGGGGCTGGAACTCCTGGCAAGAAAAGGAATGTGCTGAATGACCTGGAAAACGAACGCTATGCAAACTATGAGGAAGCCCTCGGAAACAACTAG